The window TAATGAAGGTGATGCAATGTGTAAATGATTCCACTAAAAGTGTCTTTAGGCATTAGGATCTACTGTATTCTGCTTGCTGCTCATGAGTCTTCCTGTCCTGTGCCCTATCCAGGCTCGCTGTGGCTGCTGTGCTCAGTGGAAGCTGTGAATCCAGTTATTACTGCTGTCAACCTGGATGAGAGCCGAACAGCTGTGGAGCGTTAAGCAGTGATTACAATCAGATAGAAAACACGGTGAGGTCCATCTGTTGTCATGTGCAGGGGGTCGGCAGCTGTGGACTCTGTCCTCCGGTCCTCCAGTTTAAAACCTCTTTACCGATCGTTAGCCTAGAAACTGTAAAAGGTtaaagttttgttgttgtttgggtCATTGATGGAAAGGATTGTGGGTAATTATACCAATTTTAAACTCTCCATACAAAGCAAACATTAGCTTCTTCATCATTTTGTTGGCAGATGCTACGtgctcttgtctttgtgaccacaggagggcgacCTAAACATCGTCTCCACCATGACCAGAGATTGCAAATAATAAGAGTTCAGACAGAATCAGGCTAGCCTCCCTGTTTCCAGCTCAGGTGCTAAGCTAACACAGCCTTGTCTGAACATTTAGGTTTTCCACTCACCTTCTTGTCCTCTCCGTCCTCTCCCTCCttgtccttcttcctccttcctcttcctcctcccttcctctcccgGGCCTTCTTTTGCTTCTTGCCCTTGTTGAAGCATTTCTTGTAGATGCAGAATCCCAAGCAGGCGACAAGGGCCAGGACGACGACCACGATGGCGCCCACGGCCCACATGGGCACTGGAGGAAGGAGCGGAAAGGCTTTGTGAGTAAAGCTAATTtatgagagagaggaaagatgcATGCTAGGTTGCTAGCATGATAGCACattgtctctttttttatttgaactcTGAGGTGTCGGCCATATTGGGGTAGTCCATGTGTTTTGCACTAACACAAAATTAGCataacctcacacacactgtaaatctTTGAATTGCATTATCATCTTTGAAATCATATATTAATTATGGTACAGCTCTaattagataaaaaaaaaaatagcctaTGTTGCACATAGTGTGTCCTGACTGTAGAAGAAGGATGAGTAAGCAGAATGGAAGAAGACATGAGGTGGACTTACTGTTCAGTTTATGatctggaggagcagagaggatgaaggaatGAGAGAATAAATCAGATTGAGAATAAGCGacatgatatgatatgatatgatatgatatgatatgatatgatatgacacatgacatgacatgacatgatatAATATGAGATGAAATGAGACATGATATATGACATGACATGATATGAGATGAGATGACATGATATATGATATGAGACTacatgagatgagatgagatgagatgagatgacaTGTGACATgacatgagatgagatgagatgagatgagatgagatgacaTGTGACATgacatgagatgagatgagatgagatgagatgacaTGATATATGATATGAGACTACATGATATGATATATGATATGGCATGATATGATATGTACAGATGTCAGTGTCACTGTGCGCTCACTTGGCAGGTGTGTGAGCTCGTTGAAGAACTTGTTCTTCATGCTGTTGAACTGGTGGTTGGAGTGGTGCGTGATGTGTGGGGGAGGCGGAGGGggctccctctcctcctcctcctccttctcggCCGCCCGGCGGAACCGCAGCTCCATCATGTCGACCAAAGGCATCCTCGCTCTGAGGAATGGAAACACGGCGAGAGGTGAGAGGCTCACGCAGCACAGAAGCAGCTGACCGCTCACATAAACAACACATCTACCAGTGATTGATTAATAAACAGTAAACAGAGCTGATGTCATGTCCCTGTTTTCATACTAACGTCCTTCTTTCAGTCTTGATCCAGTCTGTCCTTCCACCTGGCTGTAATCTCTGTaatcctcctctctgctccactcTCCTGCCTCTCAACACCACTCTGTCAGCTTCAAGCTCActttttcattgttttgcttagaaataaaaacaaggatGAGAGTTTCTGATAAACCCCCAGCTCCTGAGTCTGTGGGCGCTGATAAAGCAGAGACGGCACTCCGTGTGTCCAGACTGAGGCAGGAAGTGGTCCACGTATGTCTCCATGTCTGCTCTCacttatataatataatgtataatTATTATACTGAGCCCTTTATTGTATCCTCATCAGATGTATTGAGTTATACTGTTCATTTATTGACAAATTAATAAAGTTCATATCAGGTTTTAGTGTGTTGTGTAAGTAAAAACCTGGTTTTACCTCTTACCTCAGAGTCAGttcaccaaaaacaaaaaatcagaTTTATGACAGGTAAcgagttacacacacacacacacacacacacacacacacacacacacacacacacacacacacacacacacacacacacacacacacacacacacacacacacacacacacacacacacacacacacacacacacacacacacacacacacacacacacacacacacacacacacacacacacacacacacacacacacacacacacacacacacacacacacacacagagcttcctCCCACTTCAGACGTCCCTctgtcacagcacagcagtgtAACAAGATTAATTGTCGAAGGTAATCCCAAAATCCTGGGCTTAAACAAATTAAGGACAGTTTACCTCTCCGGGGTTCCTCCCCTTTCTCcaccctccatctctctgtcaccaccccccacaccccacccctctgtctgtcattcatccTCCTGTCTCCCCCTCGCAtgacagagacatacacacatcatATTTCCTTAATAAGATCTGATTTAGGTGGCGAGCTCTGTTACATTGACCCTCACAGACCCCTGGATTGCATAAGCTGAGGATTAGAGAGGAagatcacagtgtgtgtgtgtgtgtgtgggggggggggggggagagatcAGGCTTTTAAGTAAACAGTTAATATAAAATGAAACACCACTAAAGTAATGATTTAAGCAGCAGAGAAGGATCCACAGTCAGTACATCATTCTGCTGTTTgacaggacagtgtgtgtgtgtgtgtgtgtgtgtgtgtgtgcgtgtgttgcaTAAGGACATTTTATCTGTAGTTTTAAACACCCCCAAAAAATCGGGATGATAACCACATCTGGTTTCTGGGACACAGCAGGTTTAGACTGGACTGCAGCCAACAACTTACATCAGCCAGCCCCGCTcaggagtctgtgtgtgtgtgtgtgtgtgtgtgtctctttgaaAGTTAGAAGACTGACATGTGTTCAGACCAGTGTGTGGCGCTCCACAGGTCTGATGTGATATAACGTGTGTCGTCAGCAACAATCATGAGTGTATAAAGCATGGCGAGGACCTTTAACATGGACACACTGCAGTGATGCTGCTTCATTAGTGTCACAGTGTAGAGAAGAACAACCCAGCGCCTCCTGTGGCTGTTTTAACTCACTCACTGTtcagaggagcacacaggaccACTGTGGCAATCAGTTGTTAGccatgctacatgctacatgggggggggggggtacaatGGTGGaacacagaccaaatttatcaACAATAAATTATGGAGTGGATTTACACTCGCACGAACCCTCGTCTGTCTCAGCTGTATTCAGCTTCTAAGTTCATATTTAGTGCTAATTATAAACCGTTATGTGTGCTGAGCTAAGACACACCAGTGATGGTTGAACAGCTGTTTGTAttttaaaccaaaccaaactaaTCATGACCTCCAGTCAgagtgacctctgctgtgtcaATGACGGTTTACCGATGTTGCCATTTATGTGTTAGGATgtacttaataataataatattgattaGGATGACGTCATGACAGGACGAACTGTAGAAACTCTGCTAATCCTtgacttttgttgttgttgatgttttcagTTTGGCCAACATGGAGGTCAGGACAGACCGCAGCCTCCGGCCAGAGGACGGTCTGGATGTTTGGATTTCAACCCTCCATCATTTCCCTCAAATGTTCCCTGTTCCAGGTGAGGGTGGATGGATCAATGGTCTCATTACAAATATGATATTTTCACATAAACATCAGAAgggttttctctttctttcaatTTCTTTTTAAAGATAATAGAAGATGTTTTTGATTGACAATGATTGATGATGATCAGGGACGAGTACAGCAGGTGAATTCacgtgaacacacactcacacccagcAGAGGAACACCAGTGCCCTGTAATCCACTTAAACTAATCTTTGCCACTTTTGGAAACAGCCTGCACAGAGTGTGAATGTTTGAACACTGTCCTAACTCATACTGAGGTGAAGGATCTAAAAAAAGCTGCTCGTCAAAGTGTTTGAATACTTTTACATCCGTTCCATTGTAAGACAAATATGTCAATATACACAAACGTCTATTATCAGTAATATAtatctacatatatatataaataagagCTATAAGACAGAGCAGGAACTCACCTGTTCAGCCtcacttcctcttgtttcctcGTCTTTTTGTCCTTATGTTTTCGTGCATCCAAGCCTCCACAGATCCAGCAGCTCCGCTCACCGACGGCAAGTTCTCCGTCGTCCGGCtcagctccctccctccctatcTGTCCCCTCCCCCTTTCTCCCCCTGCCTGTGTTAATCCCTCACTGCCAGCTACTTACTGTCcacctacactgtaaaaaaatctgaacccACAGTCACTTTAAAACTTTCTCTCAAAACACCTTCACTGTACTCAGTGTTCACAGACGGGGCCGGTTCCATGTGGGACCACAGACGGGGCCGGTTCcattcagcaccacggacagggTCCAGCCTCACATACACAGtgggtcagcagcagctgcagcagtgattATATTTATGTGGATCGTTCCTGTTATTCTGCACAGACTCCATTAAAGTCGCACACTCTGGAAGGATTTGAACATCACATATGAACCTATTGTGATTTCAGCCTGTGATGTTTGAGAATGATTTATATTCAGACTGAATGTGTTTGATGTAAAGTGACATATTTGTGCttcttattatttataaaagactCAACAGAAACATTCAGTCATGACGTCAGTACAGTGTGGCtgaaatgtgatgttttctATAGGACTCCATAGAAGAAACAAGCACGGACCTCACAGTGCAGTACTGAGCCTCCCCACCAGATGGCGGTGTCACCTTTAAGGTACACAGGCCACGTCCTGTGAATCCATGAACACTGATTCTACTTGTGAGTATCATCATATGATCGTTTTGTCTTTATCGTCTAGTGACAGAATATACTCACATTTCTTCAAGTGTCATTTTGAGGTTTGTTTACCTACATGTTCACACTTTAGAGAAGGCGCCAGACTGATAAATACAAACTATCAGAAGTTCTTGTGTAATATCACTGATCACTATGGAGAAATACTCAATGTTTACCAACTTTACCAGACTTCAGGCTGGGGCTGTGTCTGACATCACTCCCTGATCACTACATATGGTCCTGTACAGAGCcgccgccattttgtagtgctgtccgacttcttagtgagaaattatagaccccatatagggccctcaatgtatcccacaatgcatcatgaaaagtagtgtccatccgatggtcactacttttagcgatatttcccatcatgcattgcacagaccggCTAAAGAACGGGAACAGAAGTGACGTCCCCTGTCTATAAATGTAATGATGTTTAAAGAACGTAGCATGATCGGCtgtttgtttattaatgtttaccATAAAACGTTTACTAGGCACAAATTCtaactgctaacaacagagATCGGCTCGCTTAATTTGTGACAGCGatgacgtcattaacggcgACACAAAATGGCAGAGGTGGAGtccgaaatgtctgaaaatgctttcaatGAGTTCACTAGTGATGGTCACCTGACACCGATGCTCCGATACGAGCTTTAAAGTGGAAACAGCGTTTATCTTGAACCACTTCTTCGAAGCATGCTTTGCTGCGGGAAAGCCCACGTGACCGATGACGTCCCCTCAGTGAATTACGCGACTGGTTCACATCACTCGACACTGCTTCGTAACCTGAGACTTTGCTGAAACCGGCTCAGTCGAAAAACTGTGGAAAAAATATTGtttctaaataaaaatgttgtaaTTACGATCCAGACAAGCTCCAAGCTcctactgcaacacacacatttatagaaTCGACTGACCAAACCGATGAATCAGTCTTCACTACAATATATGTTCCACACACCTGGTTACACTCATCACGTAATTCAGACACTGTGtcctatttcaccactagatgtcactgaaACCAAGCTTTCaatgaataattaattaattgataAATTAATAATTAAACCCGAGCCAGTGTTCCGCTCATCACAGATgccacagacacaggaagtccagctcaAAAAGTTTATTCTGATTAAGGACAGAAACTGTCAAACTAAGAGGCACAGCCACAATCTTTAAgacaacgacacacacacagtgagggctTTCTGCCGTCTCTTCCAGTTAAGACAAATGTGAAATGATGTTGAACGGAGGAACAGCTGGAGCCGTTTGCTCGTCTCTGCGCTTAGCTCTTGCCCCCCAGGGTGTGCTTGTCGAACAGGTACTCCGCCATCTTGTTGCTGTTGGCGTCCATGCGGGACAGGTTAGTGATGTGGTCGCCCAGCTTCTTGATGGCCTCCACCTGCTCGTTCAGGTAGTGGGTCTCCAGGAAGTCACACAGCTGTAAGAGAAACAGCCGTTATTTATTTTGCTAAAGAGAAACGAACACTTCAGtttgacctttaaccctttGTAATACAACTTACATGAGGGTCAGCGTGCTCAGAGGCCAGCTTGTGCAGGTCCAGCAGAGCCTGGTTGACGTTCTTCTCCAGCTGCAGAGCGCACTGCATGGCCTCCAGGCCGCTGCCCCACTCGTCACGGTCAGGCTTCTGCACAGGAAGAAGACGCGTCAGCCCACTGTGAGCACAGTTTATATCCACCAGAGACCGCCTGGTGCAACAAACACAGCCGACACAAACCTTGATGTCCTGGAGGAAGATGCGTCCTCCTCTCTTGTTCTGGAAGGACAGCAGCTTCTCTGCGTGCTCCCTTTCCTCGTCGCTGTTCTCCTTGAAGAAATGGCAGAAGCCTGGAAGGGCCACATCATCCCGGGAGAAGTAAAAAGCCTAAAGGAGACAAGAGGAGGATAAAAAGGCCCTTATTAGTACAGCTCAGCTGTCATGACA of the Parambassis ranga chromosome 8, fParRan2.1, whole genome shotgun sequence genome contains:
- the LOC114440455 gene encoding ferritin, liver middle subunit-like → MDSQVRQNYHRDCEAAINRMVKLELYASYTYTSMAFYFSRDDVALPGFCHFFKENSDEEREHAEKLLSFQNKRGGRIFLQDIKKPDRDEWGSGLEAMQCALQLEKNVNQALLDLHKLASEHADPHLCDFLETHYLNEQVEAIKKLGDHITNLSRMDANSNKMAEYLFDKHTLGGKS